A DNA window from Maribellus comscasis contains the following coding sequences:
- a CDS encoding STAS domain-containing protein translates to MGIKKNQKEDALILYIEGRIDTTNYKDIETAIEEAIEPGNSKLILDCEKLNYISSSGLRIFLTLQKKMMEKQAELVLCKMQPMIKEIFDISGFSNIFKIKTTEEEALA, encoded by the coding sequence ATGGGGATTAAAAAAAACCAAAAAGAAGACGCCTTAATTCTTTATATTGAAGGGAGAATTGATACAACAAATTATAAAGATATTGAAACGGCCATTGAAGAAGCTATTGAACCCGGCAACTCAAAATTAATTCTGGATTGCGAAAAACTAAATTACATTAGTAGTTCCGGTTTGCGTATTTTTCTAACACTTCAGAAAAAAATGATGGAAAAACAAGCGGAATTAGTTTTATGCAAAATGCAGCCGATGATTAAAGAAATCTTCGATATTTCCGGATTTTCAAACATATTTAAAATCAAAACTACAGAAGAGGAAGCATTGG